A single Trueperaceae bacterium DNA region contains:
- a CDS encoding peptide ABC transporter permease: MTTDLSSLNDQNINETAEDDTNESYYLASSWQLMRRKFFKHKLALFGGLVLLILYIVGPLFAGFFSPADVMHRHRGYVLAPPQVPQIFHEGRLKRPFVYGYDLSRDMETLRRIYTKNKTKVHPINFFVRGHEYKLLGLFPTDVHFIGVKDGTMFLFGTDELGRDMLSRTIRGARVSLMIGLLGVTISFILGCALGGISGYFGGAADMLIQRIIEFLISIPSIPLWMVLASAVPVIWPPVRTYFMITIILSIIGWTGLARIVRGKLLQLREEDFVMAATVYGASDGRIITRHLLPGFLSYLIVHLTLSVPSMILAETALSFIGVGLRAPVISWGVQLQQAQNVRTIALQPWLLIPALFVVITVLCFNFLGDGLRDAADPYKQ, encoded by the coding sequence ATGACGACGGATCTAAGCTCACTTAACGACCAAAACATTAACGAAACAGCTGAAGATGACACTAATGAGTCTTACTACCTAGCTTCTAGCTGGCAGCTTATGCGGCGCAAATTTTTTAAACATAAGCTAGCTCTTTTCGGTGGCCTAGTACTACTGATCCTTTATATTGTCGGTCCCCTATTTGCTGGGTTTTTCTCACCAGCTGATGTGATGCATCGTCACCGGGGTTACGTACTTGCCCCACCCCAGGTTCCTCAGATTTTCCATGAGGGTCGTCTTAAACGACCATTTGTATACGGATACGATCTTAGCAGGGACATGGAAACTCTCCGACGAATCTATACGAAAAATAAAACGAAAGTTCACCCAATCAATTTTTTTGTTCGAGGTCATGAATACAAGCTCCTTGGTTTGTTTCCGACGGATGTGCATTTTATTGGTGTGAAAGACGGCACCATGTTCTTATTTGGCACTGATGAACTTGGCCGCGATATGTTGTCTCGCACCATACGGGGAGCCCGCGTATCTTTAATGATTGGGTTACTGGGGGTGACAATTAGCTTCATCCTAGGATGTGCTTTGGGGGGAATATCAGGGTATTTTGGTGGCGCGGCAGACATGCTTATTCAGCGCATTATTGAATTCCTGATTTCGATACCAAGCATCCCACTCTGGATGGTGCTAGCCTCTGCAGTTCCAGTAATATGGCCACCAGTCAGAACGTACTTTATGATTACAATAATACTTTCGATTATTGGGTGGACCGGCCTAGCTCGAATCGTCCGGGGTAAATTATTGCAACTCCGCGAAGAAGATTTCGTCATGGCAGCCACCGTTTACGGAGCTTCAGACGGTCGAATCATAACTAGGCACCTTCTTCCCGGCTTTCTTAGTTACTTAATTGTTCACCTGACGTTGTCAGTCCCCTCAATGATCCTTGCCGAGACTGCACTATCGTTTATAGGAGTTGGTCTTCGAGCACCTGTAATAAGTTGGGGAGTACAACTGCAACAGGCCCAAAACGTGCGTACAATAGCGCTACAACCATGGCTCCTCATACCGGCTCTGTTTGTCGTGATTACGGTATTGTGCTTCAATTTCCTAGGAGATGGCTTGCGCGACGCGGCTGATCCCTACAAACAATAA